The Treponema sp. OMZ 790 genome includes the window CTTTTTTCCCCGAAACAATAAGAAAGATTTTGGAATTGTCTCCCTTCACGGGGATTCAAAATATTCCTTTAAGAATTTTTTCTTACGATATTTCTACTGCCGATGCAGGTAAAAAAATACTCCTTCAAATATTTTGGCTCATTGTTTTATTTATATCGGGGAAACTTATTGCAAAGGCGGCAGAAAAAAAATTGGTGGTGCAAGGAGGTTAAATTAAAATTTTTAAGATAGGTATGAACGGTTTAAAACTTTATTTTAGATATATAGGTATTCTTTTAAAAAGCACAATGCAATATAAGCTTTCGTTTTTTTTGTCGTGCTTGGGGCAGTTTCTTTTAACCTGCAACAGCATCTTTGCTCTTTACTTTTTATTTGCGCGCTTTCAGTCCATAAAAGGATTTTCCTTTGCCGAAGTTATTTTTTGTTATTCAATAATGCAGTTGAGCTTTGCCCTTACCGAAAGCTATGCAAGAGGCTTTGATTCATTTTCTTCTCTGATTATAAACGGAGATTTTGACAGACTTCTTTTACGCCCTCGAAGACTCACCCTTCAAGTTCTGGGAAGCAAATTCGAATTTTCAAGGATAGGAAGACTTATTATAGCCGTCATTTTATTTTTTTACGGTTTAAAATTCGGAAATATAGATTGGTCGTTTTTAAAGGCTCTGACCATTTTCTTTATGCTCTTAGGAGGCATGGCAGTATTTTCAGGACTCTTTTTAATCTATGCAGCTATTTCTTTTTTTACAATACAGAGTCTTGAATTTATGAATATTTTTACACATGGAGCCGGAACCTTTGCCTCATATCCCGTTTCAATATACGGAAACAAAATTTTACGCTTTTGCACATTTATAATTCCTTATGCTCTTTTTCAATACTATCCTCTTTGGTTTTTATTCGATAAATATGAAAACCCG containing:
- a CDS encoding ABC transporter permease, whose product is MNGLKLYFRYIGILLKSTMQYKLSFFLSCLGQFLLTCNSIFALYFLFARFQSIKGFSFAEVIFCYSIMQLSFALTESYARGFDSFSSLIINGDFDRLLLRPRRLTLQVLGSKFEFSRIGRLIIAVILFFYGLKFGNIDWSFLKALTIFFMLLGGMAVFSGLFLIYAAISFFTIQSLEFMNIFTHGAGTFASYPVSIYGNKILRFCTFIIPYALFQYYPLWFLFDKYENPALAFLPLLSFFFLIPAYLFWRFGVSKYKSTGS